One window of the Dendropsophus ebraccatus isolate aDenEbr1 chromosome 12, aDenEbr1.pat, whole genome shotgun sequence genome contains the following:
- the PPP2R1B gene encoding serine/threonine-protein phosphatase 2A 65 kDa regulatory subunit A beta isoform — MAGADGDDSLYPIAVLIDELRNEDVQLRLNSIKKLSTIALALGVERTRTELLPFLTDTIYDEDEVLLALAEQLGSFTTLVGGPEFVHCLLPPLESLATVEETVVRDKAVESLRKISHEHSPVDLEAHFVPLVKRLASGDWFTSRTSACGLFSVCYPRVSSTVKAEIRQHFRNLCSDDTPMVRRAAASKLGEFAKVLELEYVKNDIIPLFTNLASDEQDSVRLLAVEACVSIAQLLPEEDLEALVMPTLRQATEDKSWRVRYMVADKFSELQKAVGPEITKNDLVPAFQNLLKDCEAEVRAAGAHKVKEFCENLPADGREAIIMNHILPYVKELVSDSNQHVKSALASVIMGLSTILGKDNTIEHLLPLFLAQLKDECPEVRLNIISNLDCVNEVIGIRQLSQSLLPAIVELAEDTKWRVRLAIIEYMPLLAGQLGVEFFDEKLNSLCMAWLVDHVYAIREAATNNLMKLVEKFGAEWAQNTIVPKVLAMANDPNYLHRMTTLFCVNALSEACGKEITTKLMLPIVLKMAADQVANVRFNVAKSLQRIGPVLDSNTLQSDVKAVLQKLGQDEDMDVKYFAQEAMTVLSLA; from the exons ATACCATTTATGATGAAGATGAGGTGCTCCTTGCACTGGCTGAGCAGCTGGGAAGTTTCACCACCCTGGTTGGCGGACCTGAGTTTGTGCATTGCTTGCTT CCTCCCCTGGAAAGCTTGGCTACGGTTGAGGAGACGGTCGTCCGTGACAAAGCTGTGGAGTCCTTGAGGAAGATCTCTCATGAACATTCTCCCGTTGATCTTGAAGCTCACTTTGTGCCACTGGTGAAACGCCTGGCCAGCGGAGACTGGTTCACATCCCGCACGTCTGCATGCGGCCTCTTCAGTGTGTGCTATCCCAGGGTGTCTAGTACTGTCAAGGCAGAGATAAGGCA ACATTTCCGCAACTTGTGCTCTGATGACACTCCCATGGTACGCCGTGCTGCTGCTTCCAAGCTTGGGGAGTTTGCTAAAGTACTTGAACTGGAATATGTGAAAAATGATATAATTCCCCTGTTTACAAACCTGGCGTCAGACGAACAG GACTCTGTACGCTTGTTGGCAGTAGAAGCTTGTGTAAGCATTGCACAGCTTCTTCCTGAAGAAGACCTTGAAGCTCTGGTGATGCCTACACTCCGCCAAGCTACTGAAGACAAGTCCTGGCGGGTCCGCTATATGGTAGCAGACAAATTCTCTGAA CTCCAGAAAGCTGTCGGACCAGAGATTACAAAGAACGACCTTGTCCCCGCCTTTCAGAACCTGCTGAAAGATTGTGAAGCGGAGGTTCGTGCTGCAGGGGCGCATAAAGTAAAAG AATTTTGTGAGAATCTTCCTGCTGATGGAAGGGAGGCCATCATCATGAATCACATTCTACCCTATGTAAAG GAGCTGGTGTCAGACTCAAATCAACATGTGAAATCCGCTCTGGCCTCTGTAATCATGGGATTATCCACAATTCTAGGCAAGGATAATACAATTGAGCACCTTCTACCTCTCTTCTTGGCGCAGCTGAAAGATGAG TGTCCTGAAGTGCGGCTGAATATTATATCTAACCTAGACTGTGTAAATGAGGTGATTGGAATCCGCCAGCTTTCTCAGTCACTTCTGCCAGCTATCGTGGAGCTGGCAGAAGATACCAAGTGGAGAGTGAGGCTTGCCATCATTGAATATATGCCTCTGCTTGCTGGTCAGCTG GGTGTGGAGTTTTTTGATGAAAAGCTGAATTCTCTGTGCATGGCTTGGCTGGTTGACCATG TTTATGCAATCCGAgaagcagccaccaataatctaATGAAGCTGGTGGAGAAGTTTGGAGCAGAGTGGGCCCAAAATACCATTGTCCCAAAGGTCCTGGCTATGGCGAATGATCCCAACTACCTGCACCGAATGACAACTCTGTTTTGTGTTAAT GCCCTCTCTGAAGCATGTGGAAAGGAAATCACCACTAAACTGATGCTGCCTATTGTTTTAAAGATGGCAGCCGATCAAGTGGCTAATGTTCGTTTCAATGTAGCCAAATCACTACAAAGGATAGGACCAGTCCTGGATAGCAA TACATTACAATCAGATGTCAAGGCTGTACTTCAGAAGCTGGGCCAGGATGAAGACATGGATGTGAAATATTTTGCCCAGGAAGCCATGACTG TCCTTTCCTTGGCATAA